DNA from Planctomycetia bacterium:
TATCAATACTCTGGAAATAGCTCCATGCTGCCAGGTGGCCTTTGACCTTGGCAGGAAGCAGGTTGCGGAGTCCGTCTTCTCCTACACTTGTGGCCAGCACGGGTATCTTTTCGGGTGTGATCTCCGCTGCAGCTAGCTCATTGTAAAAGGCAATATTACTGTCACCGTTAATCGTGTTAATAATGATGTCCGGTTCAGCCTTGCGAATCTTTGGAAGAACCGTTGAGTAATCACGATAACCCAGTGGATTGTAAGATTCACCAACTACTTCCACTCCTTTGGACCGGAGGTACCTGGCAATGATAAAGTTGGCTGTCCGTGGAAAAACGTAGTCAGACCCTAATAGATAAAACCGTTTCTTCTTCCCACCATCAGAGGAGAGAAGCCAATCGAGCGCAGGAAGAATCTGTTGATTGGGCACCGCCCCGGTATAAATGATGTTTCGCGATGATTCATTTCCTTCATATTGCAGTGGATAAAAAAGTAGACCGTTGTGTTTCTCAAAGACCGGTAACACCTTCTTGCGGCTTGCTGAGGTCCAGCAGCCGAAAACAGCAGCCACTTTCTCCTTGGTCAATAGTGTCTCGGCATACTTGGCATACAACTCGGCTCTCGACCTAGGCTCTTCTTCGATCACTTCGATCTGTCTCCCGAGGACACCGCCAGCGGCATTGATTTCCTCAATGGCAAGAATCTCAGCATTACGAACAGCCATGCCACTAATTGCCATCGTTCCCGTTTGCGAGTGAAGAATACCAACCTTTACCGGGTCTGCGTTTTTGGCTTTCGGAGGGCTACATCCTGCAAGAAGCCATGGAGAAAAGAACAATGCCTTCCCTGTCTGCGTCAGAACAGTACGGCGAGTGGGAGCACTGCGAACCATTGGAGTTCCTTGATTCAGGATTGAGGTCATCGATTTCACGCAAAACAATTCGGCAATTTGTGAACGCTTCATACACCAGCAATAGCTTCTCTATGTTTCATGGAATAACGCCAATAGTGGCCTGGGTTAAGAAGAATCTTTCCAGTCCCCTCATATTCGCGAACCAATTTTTCCCCGGATGAGTAACGACCAAGATAATTCTTGGTTAAGCGTTTAATCTTAAAGGATACATCCCCAGTCCTGCAAATGACATATCTGCCTTCTGCGACAAACTTCTTGCCCTTTTCCAATTGAATGATTTCGGTGGGGCCTTTCGTACATACCACGACTTTTCCATAACCGCTGACTTTGGTTTGTAAGTAGATGAAGCCCTCTCCTGCCCAGATTGCCGTCATGATGGGTTCCCGGTGATAACTCAGTTTGATGCTCCCTTCCGAAGCCCAATACGCGCCACGTTCCAAGATCCAGGATTCACCATTCAATTGAAGTACGTGGAACCCACCCAAAGACGATTCCATGGTTATGATACCCGTTCCGGAATATACCGGTCGATGCATCGCTTCATCAGCCAGCACCGAAGTAATCAGCCCTCCCATCGAAGGGATCACAGGAGAATAGACACTGATATCACCTGTCATGTAACACAGCGAACCGGCTTCTAACCGAACGGATTCATGGTTAAGGTGTGCTTCAACATACCTTGTGCCTTCCAACTGATGAACTGTGAAATCTGCCATCGTTATTCCCTTCATACAGCTGGATGATGCTTGTTTGTTGAAAAGCACACAGAGAGCTCAGGGCTCGATTTAATCGTTATTCTTCCATCATGATCTGAGCGACATTTTGGAACGCATCCGTACCAATACTCAAATCACCACGAAAAGGGTTATCAAGCGCCACGATTAAGGAAATCATGGTTCCAAGGAAAAATGCCAAAAGACCACCAAGGATCAACTGTGTAAGGAATTTCATGTCAAGCAACCAAACAAAAGCCAAATTGACCATGGCTCCGACAATGACTACATACCACATCACTGCGGGAATATTCGTGGTTACCGACTGCAATCGTTGAGTGCGGTATTCCAAAAACACGTTAAACTGATGAAGCGCTTCAGCATGAATGATCTCCTCACCCTTGGTTTTGGGTTCAAACTCAAGAAGTTTCTGCTGGAAGGCATTCACTCGTGCAATGCCACCTTTAGGTATGATCCCTTTTCGTTGGAGAGGCCAGGCGTATTTGATGACATATCGATTGTAGTCTCGTAGCAGCCAGCGGAGATTTTGCCCAAAAGGATCAGGATAAGCTGAAACGTCATAGAACAGAGCAGTTAAGGCCGTCGCTTCTTTTTGGACAGTTGTTTCTACCTGGGTATAGTTCTGATACGCAGCGACAGCGATCAAGCCGACTAGCAAACCGTAAAACACGCCGAAGCATGATAGGATGTAACCGACGATCTCGTTGGAACCGCGTGTTCGTGCGAATAGTCTCAGAATAGGGCGAATCAGAATGCATCCGATCCAATAAAAGGCGACAAAGGTACCGGTAATGATACCCGCCATAACTTCATTGGGATAATCGTAGAGCCAGAAGAACACGGGAGTCATCCTCGTCGAAAGTCGTAATTCAGATGATATTTGCTCAAATGAGAAGCAGCACTCGGTGACTAGAATCAGCGCCAGGGTTTCACGGGTTCATTACAGCTGATGCAAACGTGATGAGTCTCTTTCCTGGGCTGCAGCACTATCAGTTTTCTTCCAAAGATGTTGATCTTCAGGAAGTGCAATCCCAGGCCTACCAGGAAGAAAACGGCCAGGCCGATGCCCATTGCTCTCCAGAAAGTGGTGTAAAACCAGGCAACAATCGCAACGATAAAAATCAGTGGCACCAGAAGTGGCCACCATCCATCTTGAAGCTCGATGTATTCTCCCGGTGGAATATCGACAGTCACCGTGCGATCACACCTATTGCAAACCAGTTTGCCATGGTAGTCACAAGCTTGATTGAGGCATTGAGACTTCTCTTCATCCTTCGAGACACGTGCTCG
Protein-coding regions in this window:
- the urtA gene encoding urea ABC transporter substrate-binding protein; its protein translation is MVRSAPTRRTVLTQTGKALFFSPWLLAGCSPPKAKNADPVKVGILHSQTGTMAISGMAVRNAEILAIEEINAAGGVLGRQIEVIEEEPRSRAELYAKYAETLLTKEKVAAVFGCWTSASRKKVLPVFEKHNGLLFYPLQYEGNESSRNIIYTGAVPNQQILPALDWLLSSDGGKKKRFYLLGSDYVFPRTANFIIARYLRSKGVEVVGESYNPLGYRDYSTVLPKIRKAEPDIIINTINGDSNIAFYNELAAAEITPEKIPVLATSVGEDGLRNLLPAKVKGHLAAWSYFQSIDTPSNTAFITQFRKEFGSDRVTDDPIVSAYTQVYLWKLAVEKAGSFEVDKVRDAFRSKIEFNAPGYAIAIDPKTQHAFRYCMIGRIRDDRQFDIVYKSPAPIEPDPYPQFAFPGWSCDWTKGGLTRGANVAITQ
- a CDS encoding AIM24 family protein, with the protein product MLFNKQASSSCMKGITMADFTVHQLEGTRYVEAHLNHESVRLEAGSLCYMTGDISVYSPVIPSMGGLITSVLADEAMHRPVYSGTGIITMESSLGGFHVLQLNGESWILERGAYWASEGSIKLSYHREPIMTAIWAGEGFIYLQTKVSGYGKVVVCTKGPTEIIQLEKGKKFVAEGRYVICRTGDVSFKIKRLTKNYLGRYSSGEKLVREYEGTGKILLNPGHYWRYSMKHREAIAGV
- a CDS encoding DUF4239 domain-containing protein; amino-acid sequence: MFFWLYDYPNEVMAGIITGTFVAFYWIGCILIRPILRLFARTRGSNEIVGYILSCFGVFYGLLVGLIAVAAYQNYTQVETTVQKEATALTALFYDVSAYPDPFGQNLRWLLRDYNRYVIKYAWPLQRKGIIPKGGIARVNAFQQKLLEFEPKTKGEEIIHAEALHQFNVFLEYRTQRLQSVTTNIPAVMWYVVIVGAMVNLAFVWLLDMKFLTQLILGGLLAFFLGTMISLIVALDNPFRGDLSIGTDAFQNVAQIMMEE